One genomic segment of Bacteroides caccae includes these proteins:
- the prfB gene encoding peptide chain release factor 2 (programmed frameshift), whose product MITIEQLKDVKERTDALRRYLDIDGKKIQVEEEQLRTQAPGFWDDQKRAEAQMKLVKDLQKWISGYNEVKTLADELELAFDFYKEELVTEEDVDAAYAKASEAVEALELKNMLRDEADQMDCVLKINSGAGGTESQDWASMLMRMYLRYAETNGYKATIANLQEGDEAGIKTCTINIEGDFAYGYLKGENGVHRLVRVSPYNAQGKRMTSFASVFVTPLVDDSIEVNIETARISWDTFRSGGAGGQNVNKVESGVRLRYQYKDPYTGEEEEILIENTETRDQPKNRENAMRQLRSILYDKELQHRMAEQAKVEAGKMKIEWGSQIRSYVFDDRRVKDHRTNYQTSDVNGVMDGKIDGFIKAYLMEFSSQES is encoded by the exons ATGATTACTATTGAACAACTTAAAGACGTGAAAGAGCGCACAGATGCGCTGAGGAGGTATCTT GACATCGACGGGAAGAAAATTCAAGTCGAAGAAGAGCAATTAAGGACACAAGCTCCGGGATTCTGGGACGACCAGAAACGGGCGGAAGCTCAAATGAAGTTGGTAAAGGATCTGCAGAAGTGGATTAGCGGTTATAATGAAGTGAAGACACTGGCAGACGAGCTGGAACTGGCATTTGATTTCTATAAAGAAGAACTGGTGACAGAGGAAGATGTAGATGCCGCTTATGCGAAAGCCAGTGAGGCGGTGGAAGCACTTGAACTCAAGAATATGCTTCGTGACGAAGCCGACCAGATGGATTGTGTGTTGAAAATCAATTCCGGTGCCGGTGGTACGGAAAGTCAGGACTGGGCATCCATGTTGATGCGTATGTATCTGCGCTATGCCGAGACAAATGGTTATAAGGCTACGATTGCCAACCTTCAGGAAGGTGATGAGGCGGGAATCAAAACTTGTACGATCAATATCGAAGGAGATTTTGCTTACGGTTATCTGAAAGGTGAGAACGGCGTGCATCGGTTGGTTCGTGTCTCTCCGTACAATGCACAAGGTAAGCGTATGACTTCTTTTGCTTCCGTATTTGTGACTCCGCTGGTAGACGACAGTATCGAGGTGAATATAGAAACAGCACGTATTTCCTGGGATACATTCCGAAGCGGTGGTGCCGGTGGTCAGAATGTGAACAAGGTAGAATCCGGTGTCCGTTTGCGTTATCAGTATAAAGACCCTTATACGGGCGAAGAAGAGGAAATCCTGATTGAGAATACCGAAACCCGCGACCAGCCGAAGAACCGTGAAAATGCAATGCGTCAGTTACGCTCTATCTTGTATGATAAGGAATTGCAGCATCGTATGGCGGAACAGGCAAAGGTGGAAGCCGGTAAGATGAAGATCGAATGGGGGTCACAAATCCGAAGCTATGTATTTGATGACCGCCGTGTAAAGGATCATCGTACCAACTATCAGACTTCGGATGTGAACGGAGTAATGGACGGTAAGATCGATGGCTTTATCAAGGCTTACCTGATGGAGTTTTCTTCGCAGGAATCATAA
- a CDS encoding porin yields the protein MSRITTTVVTLLLTTAAFGQAKDDAGDGKKLDKQTMEIKDYLPEIHGTIRGKYEYQTETGESRFEVRNARFSVSGNVHPLVAYKAEIDLSDEGSIKMLDAYARVFPVKDLNFTIGQMRVPFTIDAHRSPHQQYFANRSFIAKQVGNVRDVGLTSAYRHKGDFPFILEGGLFNGSGLTNQKEWHKTLNYSIKAQLLPGKNWNVTLSTQMIKPEDVRINMYDAGIYYQNNRFHIEAEYLYKMYGHNAFKDVHAVNSFVNYDLPLKKVFNKISFLARYDMMTDHSNGTIDETTRTLIINDYARHRVTGGITLSLSKAFIADLRLNFEKYFYKKSGIPKESERDKIVIEFMTRF from the coding sequence ATGAGTAGAATTACAACAACCGTCGTTACACTTTTACTAACGACAGCAGCCTTTGGACAGGCCAAGGATGATGCCGGAGATGGCAAGAAACTGGATAAGCAGACAATGGAGATAAAGGATTATCTGCCGGAAATCCACGGAACGATCCGGGGTAAATATGAATATCAGACAGAAACAGGCGAAAGCCGTTTTGAGGTACGCAATGCCCGTTTCAGTGTTTCGGGAAATGTACATCCGCTGGTTGCTTATAAGGCAGAAATCGACCTTTCCGATGAAGGCTCTATCAAAATGCTTGATGCGTACGCACGTGTCTTTCCGGTGAAAGACCTGAATTTTACAATTGGGCAGATGCGTGTTCCTTTCACGATAGATGCACACCGTTCACCGCACCAACAGTATTTCGCTAACCGTTCATTTATTGCCAAGCAGGTGGGTAATGTGCGTGATGTCGGACTTACTTCTGCCTATAGGCATAAAGGAGATTTCCCGTTTATTCTGGAAGGTGGACTGTTCAACGGTTCCGGTTTGACAAACCAGAAAGAATGGCACAAAACACTGAATTATTCTATAAAGGCGCAGTTACTGCCCGGCAAGAACTGGAATGTGACACTTAGCACTCAAATGATAAAACCGGAAGATGTACGAATCAATATGTATGATGCCGGTATCTATTATCAGAACAATCGTTTCCATATTGAGGCGGAATACCTGTATAAAATGTATGGGCATAATGCGTTTAAAGATGTTCATGCAGTTAACAGCTTTGTCAATTATGACTTGCCGCTGAAGAAGGTTTTTAATAAAATATCTTTCCTGGCCCGTTATGATATGATGACGGACCATAGCAATGGTACGATTGATGAGACAACAAGAACGTTGATTATAAATGACTATGCCCGTCACCGTGTGACAGGCGGGATTACGCTTAGTCTCTCCAAGGCTTTTATTGCCGATCTCCGTCTGAACTTCGAGAAGTACTTCTACAAGAAATCGGGTATCCCTAAAGAGTCGGAACGGGATAAAATCGTCATTGAGTTTATGACGAGATTTTAA
- a CDS encoding CYTH domain-containing protein → MAQEIERKFLVSGEFKSLATSHSRIVQGYISSARGRTVRVRIRDDKGYLTIKGASNASGTSRYEWEKELPLEEAEELMKLCEPGIIDKTRYLVRSGKHVFEVDEFYGENEGLVVAEVELESEEESFVKPDFIGKEVTGDVRYYNSQLMKKPYKTW, encoded by the coding sequence ATGGCACAAGAAATAGAACGAAAGTTTTTAGTCTCCGGTGAGTTTAAATCTCTGGCAACCTCGCATAGCCGGATTGTACAAGGGTATATCAGCAGTGCTCGCGGGAGGACTGTACGGGTCCGTATTCGTGACGATAAGGGGTATCTTACCATTAAAGGAGCTTCCAATGCTTCCGGAACCAGCCGTTATGAATGGGAGAAGGAGCTTCCTTTGGAGGAAGCGGAAGAACTGATGAAACTTTGTGAACCCGGTATCATTGATAAGACCCGTTACTTGGTACGAAGCGGTAAGCATGTATTCGAAGTTGACGAGTTTTATGGTGAGAATGAAGGACTTGTCGTGGCGGAAGTCGAACTGGAATCGGAAGAGGAATCTTTTGTGAAACCGGACTTCATCGGTAAGGAAGTGACCGGAGATGTGCGTT